In Argopecten irradians isolate NY chromosome 11, Ai_NY, whole genome shotgun sequence, one DNA window encodes the following:
- the LOC138334489 gene encoding solute carrier family 23 member 1-like, with the protein MTDRLTAKTTSVCQPSAILIALLAGWLLCGILTAAGAFNLDRDSKDFYSRTDARVDVIHRANWFYFPYPGQFGKINFSISAFVGFFVATIVSILDSIGDYYACAATCRVPPPPAQGVNRGIAIEGLCTALSGAIGCGHGTTTYGGNIGAIGLTRVGSRYVFITVAVIYIIFGVIGKVSAVFITIPYPVLGGVLIVMFGVFNGVVLSNLKSVDLSSTRNLAIIGTSLLVGLMIPHWIETYDNVINTGNKEADDVLTMILGNPNLAGGVLACFLDNTIPGSKEERGIAAWEAPSDISGGSPTSQDYSEGYEVYNPILYNKYRNSKILRFLPFMPNPSLKENEKPRSLSHDFGRRRSLTGPAVLTSTR; encoded by the exons ATTTTGATAGCTCTTCTTGCCGGCTGGTTGTTGTGTGGTATACTTACGGCTGCTGGGGCGTTCAATTTGGACAGGGACAGTAAAGACTTTTACTCCAGAACGGACGCCAGAGTTGACGTCATCCATCGGGCTAACTGGTTTTACTTCCCGTACCCGG GTCAGTTTGGAAAAATTAACTTCAGTATATCAGCGTTTGTTGGCTTCTTTGTCGCAACCATTGTGTCCATATTGGATTCAATTGGTGACTACTACGCATGCGCTGCCACCTGTCGCGTCCCCCCGCCTCCTGCACAAGGCGTGAACCGTGGTATCGCCATAGAAGGGCTGTGTACTGCCCTGTCAGGTGCTATAGGCTGTGGTCATGGGACTACAACATACGGAGGCAACATTGGAGCTATAGGTCTGACAAGG gtTGGAAGTCGCTATGTATTTATCACCGTTGCTGTCATCTACATAATATTTGGTGTGATCGGAAAAGTATCCGCCGTTTTTATAACCATCCCCTACCCAGTATTGGGCGGGGTCCTCATCGTTATGTTCGGTGTCTTCAACGGCGTCGTCTTGTCTAATCTGAAATCCGTAGATTTATCATCCACTCGGAATCTCGCCATTATCGGAACCTCTCTTCTTGTTGGTCTAATGATCCCTCACTGGATCGAGACGTATGACAACGTCATCAAcacag gAAACAAAGAAGCAGATGATGTTCTTACCATGATCCTAGGGAACCCCAATCTCGCAGGCGGTGTCCTAGCGTGTTTTCTTGACAACACGATTCCGG GTTCGAAGGAGGAGAGAGGTATCGCTGCCTGGGAAGCACCAAGCGATATCAGTGGTGGGTCTCCTACATCACAAGACTACAGTGAAGGATACGAAGTCTACAATCCTATTCTATATAACAAGTACAGGAACTCCAAAATTCTGCGTTTCCTGCCCTTCATGCCGAATCCGTCACTGAAGGAGAATGAAAAACCAAGGAGTTTGTCCCATGACTTCGGGAGACGACGTAGTCTAACTGGTCCTGCAGTTCTAACATCCACGCGCTGA